ATTTATTTATGTTACTTCATTATCATCAAATGAAATATTTACTATATCTTTTAAATTAACAATATTTAGATTAGTTTTATTTTCTCTTAGTATAGTAATTTTCTTTATTTTAGATAAAACTTTGATTGAACAATTTATTATTAATATAGAAATAGAAAAATTTTCAATAACAAATAATTTAATTAACGAAAATATTTTATCATTAAATAAAATATACAATTTTCCTACAAATTTAATTACATTACTACTAATTAATTATTTATTTCTTACTTTATTAGTAACAGTAAAAATTACAAAAAAATTTTATGGACCATTACGGCCAATAAATTAATGTTTAAACCTATTCGAAAAACCCACCCTTTAATTAGAATCGCTAATAATGCATTAGTAGATTTACCTGCACCATCTAATATTTCCGCCTGATGAAATTTTGGTTCTTTATTAGGATTATGCTTAATACTACA
The sequence above is a segment of the Anopheles gambiae genome assembly, organelle: mitochondrion genome. Coding sequences within it:
- the ND6 gene encoding NADH dehydrogenase subunit 6, coding for MTKLIIMMMCLIMSFIFMQMKHPLSMGLMLLIQTFLTCLITGIYVKSFWFSYVLFLIFLGGMLILFIYVTSLSSNEMFTMSFKLTMFSLVLFSLSMVIFFILDKTLIEQFIINMEMEKFSMTNNLINENILSLNKMYNFPTNLITLLLINYLFLTLLVTVKITKKFYGPLRPMN